The Sphingomonas aliaeris genome segment CGCGCGCATTCCACATCCATGCGCTGGAGGCGGAGAACCAGAAGGGGCCGGCGGCGGCGACATCGGCCAACGGCATCATCACCGGGTCCGCCGCGATGATGGACGTGCTGCGAACCATCGACAAGGTCGCGGATGCCGACGCCACGGTCATGCTGCTCGGTGCATCGGGCACGGGCAAGGAATTGCTCGCCAAGGCGATCCACGCGAAAAGCTCGCGCGCAAAGGGGAATTTCGTCGCGATCAACTGTGCCGCGATCCCTGATACGCTGCTGGAGGCCGAGCTGTTCGGGCACGAACGCGGGGCCTTCACCGGCGCGGTCAAGATGACGGTCGGAAAGATCGAGATGGCGCAGGGCGGCACGCTGTTCCTGGACGAAATCGGCGATGTGCCGGCACAGACGCAGGTCAAGTTGTTGCGGTTCTTGCAGGAACGCGTGATCGAACGGATCGGTGGTCGCAAGGCGATCCCCATCGACGCGCGCGTGGTGACCGCGACGCACCAGAATCTCGAACGGATGATGCGCGAGGGCGAGTTTCGCGAGGATCTCTACTTCCGGCTGGCCGAGCTGGTGGTAAAGGTTCCGACACTGGCCGAGCGTGACGGCGACGCCTTGCTGCTCGCGCGGCATTTCCTGCAACATTACCGCGATGCGAAGCGCACCAAGGCGAAGGGCTTCACCCCCGATGCGATCGCCGCGATCACGGCATGGCCGTGGACTGGCAACGTCCGCGAACTGGAGAACCGCGTGAAGCGGGCGACGATCATGGCCGACGGCCCGATGATCACCGCGCGCGATCTCGATCTCGGCGATCCGGAATTGCCCGCCAAGCGCGCCGAGTTGCGCATCGCCCGAGAGCGCGCCGACCGGCTCGCCATTGCGGAAGCGATTGCGGCGAACGACGGCAACCTGTCCGCCGTGGCGCGCGACCTCGATATCTCGCGGCCGATGCTCTACGATCTGATGAACAGTTACGGCATACCCAAGGGCTGATCCGCGCGGGCTAAAGCGCATACCGGCCTTTTCGACAACGACGCGGCTTGTTGACGATTAATAAACCAATGCCGCCCTAATCCCTGACTCGAAATCAGAGGATGTCGGCATGGTTGGCGGGTCTGCAGCAGCGAAAAAGCCCCTTGCGAACGGCGCAGCGCCAATTGCGTTCGAAGCTAAGGTATTGAGTTACAGCGGTCTGGTCGGGCCTACGGACTCTCGTCTCGCCGCGCCATCCGTGTCGGTGCAGTTGCCCGAAGCGCCGACCGACGTTTTCCACACTATTTCGGTCGCTTGCGGCTATATCGGTCTGCTGGCCGGTTTTGCTGCGGCAGGCGGCGGTTTATTCCTCTTTTTGTAAGAAATAGCGGCTCCAAAATCGGCAATCCGTGATAGGTGCACGTCGTCGAATTGAAAGATGGCGAACGAGCCATTAATCCTTCCGACATGTTGCCGAACGCAGGTTGATTCGTCTCTGGTTTCGCCGCGTCGGCGCCATCGGTATTCCGGCAATCCGGAATTAGACACCTGTTTTGTCCATCGAGGATGGTAGTATGGACTTAGTGGATGGTGATGGCGAGGGGGATGCCTATCAGCGTTTTTCCGCCCTCGGCTATGCGATGTCCAAGCAAGCTCACCGGTTCAAGCTCTATGCACTTCTGGCGGTCGTCGATACGGTTTGCATCGTCTTCGCCTATCTTCTGGCCGGGCTGCTGCGCAATGGCGCGGTCTTCGGCGCTAATGGCGTTTATCTTGCCGCGCTGATCACCCCGATCTTCCTGTTGTTCGCATTCAATAGCCAAGCGTACGGTTATCAGGTGCTGATCGACTGGAAGCAGGGGTTGAGCAAGGCCATGATGGCTTTTGTGCTTGCCGTCGTCGCGGTATTGTTCGTCGCATTCTATGCACGGTCTTCGCTGGACTTCTCGCGCGTCGTCTACGGCGTCGGCTCGATCAGCGGGGCGATCTTCCTGGTCGCCGGGCGCTATGCCTTCAAGAAAGTCGTCAACAAGACCAGCGACCAGCACCTGCGCGCCGAACTGGTCATCGTCGACAATTGCGAACCGTTCGATTTCGGCGATGCCCGCGTGATCGACGCTGCGGCATATGGCCTGCGTCCCAATCTGCGCGATCCCAAGATGCTCGATCGGTTGGGCAACGCGGTGCTCGGCGCGGATTACGTGCTCGTCTGCTGCCCGGTGGAAGATCGTGCGGCCTGGTCGCTGCTGCTGAAGGGCACCGACGTGCAGGGGCATTTGCTTGCG includes the following:
- the prsR gene encoding PEP-CTERM-box response regulator transcription factor — protein: MAKQKLLIVEDDVGLQSQLEWAFEAYDVIVAGDRKAALMAIRNHKPPVVTLDLGLPPDPDGATEGLETLREIVAISPETKVIVASGHEARESAQTAIALGAHDFYAKPINIADLGLIVARAFHIHALEAENQKGPAAATSANGIITGSAAMMDVLRTIDKVADADATVMLLGASGTGKELLAKAIHAKSSRAKGNFVAINCAAIPDTLLEAELFGHERGAFTGAVKMTVGKIEMAQGGTLFLDEIGDVPAQTQVKLLRFLQERVIERIGGRKAIPIDARVVTATHQNLERMMREGEFREDLYFRLAELVVKVPTLAERDGDALLLARHFLQHYRDAKRTKAKGFTPDAIAAITAWPWTGNVRELENRVKRATIMADGPMITARDLDLGDPELPAKRAELRIARERADRLAIAEAIAANDGNLSAVARDLDISRPMLYDLMNSYGIPKG
- a CDS encoding sugar transferase produces the protein MDLVDGDGEGDAYQRFSALGYAMSKQAHRFKLYALLAVVDTVCIVFAYLLAGLLRNGAVFGANGVYLAALITPIFLLFAFNSQAYGYQVLIDWKQGLSKAMMAFVLAVVAVLFVAFYARSSLDFSRVVYGVGSISGAIFLVAGRYAFKKVVNKTSDQHLRAELVIVDNCEPFDFGDARVIDAAAYGLRPNLRDPKMLDRLGNAVLGADYVLVCCPVEDRAAWSLLLKGTDVQGHLLAPEFDEVGANSLSRYHGQCVMQVASGPLDLRSRMLKRGMDLSMTIPAIVFLSPLLLLVAIAIKLETRGPVFFRQQRMGRGNRLFSVYKFRSMRVEDSDADGKQSATRDDRRITRVGRLIRATSIDELPQLLNVLHGDMSLVGPRPHALGSLAGYEHFWEVDQRYWHRHSLKPGITGLAQVRGFAARPMSAKISSGVCRPIWNI